The proteins below are encoded in one region of Amycolatopsis magusensis:
- a CDS encoding L-serine ammonia-lyase, translated as MAISVFDLFSIGIGPSSSHTVGPMRAALTFVDGLAADGELRATARIKAELFGSLGATGHGHGSDKAVLLGLAGERPESVDTDRVPELIAGMRERGRISLRGEHEIAFDPGTDLTLHRRKSLPAHPNGMTFQAFGADGAVLRSRTFYSVGGGFVRDESYESDHVVVEDSTELPYPFRTGADLLAHCAETGLPVSEIMLRNELVWRTREEVRAGLLEIWQVMVDCVRAGCEHDGVLPGGLKVPRRAHSLSQKLAAEDGVGDALYAMDWVSLYALAVNEENASGGRVVTAPTNGAAGIIPAVLHYYQRFIKGADDDGIVTFLLTAGALGSILKQTGSISGAEVGCQGEVGSACAMAAAGLTEVLGGTPAQVENAAEIGVEHHLGLTCDPVGGLVQIPCIERNAVGASKAIHAARMAMRGDGSHVVTLDKAIKTMRETGADMKIKYKETARGGLAVNVIEC; from the coding sequence ATGGCGATCAGCGTTTTCGACCTGTTTTCCATCGGCATCGGCCCGTCCAGTTCGCACACGGTCGGGCCGATGCGGGCGGCTCTGACCTTTGTGGACGGTCTGGCCGCGGACGGCGAACTCCGCGCCACCGCCCGCATCAAGGCGGAGCTGTTCGGTTCGCTCGGTGCCACCGGGCACGGGCACGGCAGCGACAAGGCGGTGCTGCTCGGCCTGGCCGGGGAGCGGCCGGAGTCGGTGGACACCGACCGGGTGCCGGAGCTGATCGCGGGCATGCGCGAGCGCGGGCGGATCAGCCTGCGCGGCGAGCACGAGATCGCCTTCGACCCGGGCACCGACCTGACCCTGCACCGGCGCAAGTCGCTGCCCGCGCACCCGAACGGCATGACCTTCCAGGCCTTCGGCGCGGACGGCGCGGTGCTGCGGTCGCGGACGTTCTACTCGGTCGGCGGCGGGTTCGTGCGGGACGAGTCGTACGAGAGCGACCACGTCGTCGTCGAGGACAGCACCGAGCTGCCGTACCCGTTCCGCACCGGCGCCGACCTGCTCGCGCACTGCGCCGAAACCGGCCTGCCGGTCAGCGAGATCATGCTGCGCAACGAGCTGGTCTGGCGGACGCGCGAAGAGGTGCGGGCGGGGCTGCTGGAGATCTGGCAGGTGATGGTCGACTGCGTGCGGGCCGGGTGTGAGCACGACGGGGTGCTGCCGGGCGGGCTGAAGGTGCCTCGGCGGGCGCATTCGCTGTCGCAGAAGCTGGCCGCCGAAGACGGCGTCGGCGACGCGCTGTACGCGATGGACTGGGTGAGCCTGTACGCGCTGGCGGTCAACGAGGAGAACGCCTCGGGTGGCCGCGTGGTGACCGCCCCGACGAACGGCGCGGCCGGGATCATCCCCGCGGTGCTGCACTACTACCAGCGGTTCATCAAGGGCGCCGACGACGACGGCATCGTGACGTTCCTGCTGACCGCGGGCGCGCTGGGCTCCATCCTCAAGCAGACCGGCTCGATCTCGGGTGCCGAAGTCGGCTGCCAGGGCGAGGTCGGCTCGGCCTGCGCGATGGCCGCGGCCGGCCTCACCGAAGTGCTCGGCGGCACGCCGGCGCAGGTGGAGAACGCGGCGGAGATCGGTGTGGAGCACCACCTGGGCCTGACCTGCGACCCGGTGGGCGGCCTGGTGCAGATCCCGTGCATCGAACGGAACGCCGTGGGCGCCTCCAAGGCGATCCACGCCGCCAGAATGGCCATGCGCGGCGACGGCAGCCACGTGGTCACCCTCGACAAGGCGATCAAGACCATGCGCGAAACCGGCGCCGACATGAAGATCAAGTACAAGGAAACCGCCCGCGGCGGCCTGGCCGTCAACGTCATCGAATGCTGA
- the lipA gene encoding lipoyl synthase: MTAPDGRKLLRLEVRNSQTPIEKKPSWIKTRARMGPEFTELKSLVRREGLHTVCEEAGCPNIYECWEDREATFLIGGDQCTRRCDFCQIDTGRPAELDRSEPRKVAESVQAMGLRYSTVTGVARDDLPDGGAWLYAETVRQIHALNPGTGVELLIPDFNADPAQLAEVFGSRPEVLAHNVETVPRIFKRIRPGFRYARSLEVITAAREAGLVTKSNLILGMGETPDEVAPAMRDLVDAGCEILTITQYLRPSPRHHPVDRWVKPEEFVEHSQAAEAMGFAGVMAGPLVRSSYRAGRLYAQTKAHRGEELPENLAHLTSQGPAAQEATSLLSR; encoded by the coding sequence ATGACCGCCCCGGATGGTCGGAAGCTGTTGCGGCTCGAGGTTCGCAACAGTCAGACGCCGATCGAGAAGAAGCCGTCGTGGATCAAGACGCGGGCGCGGATGGGTCCGGAGTTCACCGAGCTGAAGAGCTTGGTGCGCCGGGAGGGTCTGCACACCGTCTGCGAAGAAGCCGGTTGTCCCAACATCTACGAATGCTGGGAAGACCGTGAGGCCACGTTCCTGATCGGTGGGGATCAGTGCACGCGGCGGTGTGATTTCTGCCAGATCGACACGGGCCGCCCGGCGGAGCTGGACCGTAGCGAGCCGCGCAAGGTCGCCGAGTCGGTGCAGGCGATGGGGCTGCGTTACTCCACGGTCACCGGTGTCGCCCGCGACGACCTGCCCGACGGTGGCGCCTGGTTGTATGCCGAGACCGTGCGGCAGATTCATGCGCTGAATCCGGGTACTGGGGTGGAGTTGCTGATCCCGGATTTCAACGCCGACCCCGCCCAGTTGGCTGAGGTGTTCGGTTCGCGGCCGGAGGTGCTGGCGCACAATGTGGAGACGGTGCCGCGGATCTTCAAGCGTATCCGCCCCGGTTTCCGCTACGCCCGTTCGCTGGAGGTCATCACCGCCGCCCGCGAAGCAGGTCTGGTGACCAAGTCGAACCTGATCCTGGGCATGGGGGAAACCCCGGACGAGGTGGCCCCGGCGATGCGGGATTTGGTGGACGCGGGGTGCGAGATCCTGACGATCACCCAGTACCTGCGCCCGTCGCCGCGGCATCACCCGGTGGACCGGTGGGTGAAGCCGGAGGAGTTCGTGGAGCACTCGCAGGCCGCCGAAGCCATGGGCTTCGCCGGTGTCATGGCGGGTCCGCTGGTGCGTTCGTCGTACCGGGCCGGGCGGTTGTACGCGCAGACCAAGGCCCACCGTGGTGAGGAGCTGCCGGAGAACCTGGCACACCTGACCTCGCAGGGCCCCGCGGCGCAGGAGGCCACCAGCCTCCTGAGCCGGTAG
- a CDS encoding transglycosylase domain-containing protein encodes MEDDEVETPERPTTWRRVRRVAYVVLSLVILVPLAAFVVAYLVLDVRSPQEVLAGLDRTAGLAYTDGSEMMKVVPEDGDRLYVRYADVPPKLRDAIIAVEDPTFWQNEGFDPLGILRAAVTGVGGGSGITQQYIKNATGADQASYFRKFSELVLSTKLTQQRSKEEIFESYINIISFGRGTFGPASAANAYFGKPLADLTWSETAFLAGMIQSPSVHDPAASSHEHASRRWDYVAEKLVTRGYVSEAERAEMRYPGDVVVPPAETRAGRLTYSEYHVKRRVLAELESHGFGLDRLRQGGLRIETTLDRQAQADGEKAVAEQLAGQPNHLRAALVAVEPGSGAIRAYQGGNWGVRDYAGVPQPPGSAFHPFVVAAGLRQGENLDRKYPAPDRLDYGGRVVKNEAGCGAPECSVRDAVRGSVDTPFVEMTRRFGAVAVSQAARDAGIPADLDGTPTLREPDGVTIGPGIAVGAYPVRALDLASAYGTFAADGLRTQPYFVQRVLDDEGTVLWEHESTATPAIEPQVAAGVTEALRREDGVAKAGSHRFGDTGDNAGAWLAGYTDRLSTVVWVGADEERRLRDAANNRITGETLPAEIWRAFRR; translated from the coding sequence GTGGAAGACGACGAGGTGGAAACCCCGGAACGGCCCACCACCTGGCGGCGCGTCCGGCGCGTGGCCTACGTGGTGTTGTCGCTGGTCATCCTGGTGCCGCTGGCCGCTTTCGTGGTCGCCTACCTGGTGCTGGACGTGCGCAGCCCGCAGGAGGTGCTCGCGGGCCTCGACAGGACCGCCGGGCTGGCCTACACGGACGGCTCCGAGATGATGAAGGTGGTGCCGGAGGACGGCGACCGCCTCTACGTGCGCTACGCCGACGTGCCGCCGAAGCTGCGCGACGCGATCATCGCGGTGGAGGACCCGACCTTCTGGCAGAACGAGGGCTTCGACCCGCTGGGCATCCTGCGTGCCGCGGTCACCGGGGTCGGCGGCGGCTCCGGCATCACCCAGCAGTACATCAAGAACGCCACCGGCGCCGACCAGGCCAGCTACTTCCGCAAGTTCAGCGAGCTGGTGCTGTCCACGAAGCTCACCCAGCAGCGCAGCAAGGAAGAAATCTTCGAGAGCTACATCAACATCATCTCCTTCGGCCGCGGCACCTTCGGCCCGGCGTCGGCGGCGAACGCCTACTTCGGCAAGCCGCTCGCGGACCTGACCTGGAGCGAGACGGCCTTCCTCGCCGGGATGATCCAGTCGCCGTCGGTGCACGACCCGGCGGCGTCGAGCCACGAGCACGCCTCGAGACGCTGGGACTACGTGGCCGAGAAGCTGGTCACGCGCGGCTACGTGAGCGAGGCCGAGCGGGCGGAGATGCGGTACCCCGGCGACGTCGTGGTCCCACCGGCCGAGACCCGCGCGGGCCGCCTGACCTACTCCGAATACCACGTGAAGCGCCGCGTGCTGGCCGAGTTGGAAAGCCACGGTTTCGGCCTCGACCGGCTGCGCCAGGGCGGCCTGCGCATCGAAACGACGTTGGACCGCCAGGCGCAGGCCGACGGCGAGAAGGCCGTCGCGGAGCAACTGGCCGGGCAGCCCAACCACCTGCGTGCCGCGCTGGTCGCCGTCGAGCCGGGCAGCGGCGCGATCCGCGCCTACCAGGGCGGGAACTGGGGGGTGCGCGACTACGCCGGGGTGCCGCAGCCGCCCGGCTCGGCGTTCCACCCGTTCGTCGTCGCGGCCGGGCTGCGTCAGGGCGAGAACCTGGACCGGAAGTACCCGGCGCCGGACCGGCTCGACTACGGCGGCCGCGTGGTGAAGAACGAGGCCGGTTGCGGTGCGCCGGAGTGCTCGGTGCGCGACGCCGTCCGCGGCTCGGTGGACACGCCGTTCGTCGAGATGACCAGGCGGTTCGGCGCGGTCGCGGTCAGCCAGGCCGCCAGGGACGCCGGCATCCCCGCCGACCTCGACGGCACCCCGACGCTGCGGGAACCGGACGGCGTGACGATCGGCCCCGGCATCGCCGTCGGCGCCTACCCCGTGCGCGCGCTCGACCTCGCGTCCGCCTACGGCACCTTCGCCGCGGACGGCCTGCGGACCCAGCCGTACTTCGTGCAGCGGGTCCTCGACGACGAGGGCACGGTGCTCTGGGAACACGAGAGCACCGCCACCCCCGCCATCGAACCGCAGGTCGCCGCCGGGGTCACCGAGGCGCTGCGCCGCGAGGACGGGGTCGCCAAGGCCGGTTCACACCGCTTCGGCGACACCGGCGACAACGCGGGTGCCTGGCTGGCGGGCTACACCGACCGGCTGTCCACAGTGGTCTGGGTGGGCGCCGACGAAGAACGCCGCCTGCGCGACGCCGCCAACAACCGGATCACCGGCGAGACCCTGCCGGCGGAGATCTGGCGGGCGTTCAGGAGGTGA
- a CDS encoding O-methyltransferase, with translation MDQQTWTAVDQYFTSALLPPDPALTATLESSTRGGLPPIAVAPLQGKLLHLLAKLTGAKSILEVGTLGGYSTIWLARALPADGRLITLEYEPKHAAVARANIEAAGLADRVEVRVGAALDTLPELEGPFDLSFIDADKVNNPEYFRWALEYSRPGSVIVVDNVVRGGAVVQADSTDPSVQGVRKLHELIANEPRVDATALQTVGDKGYDGLTIALVTS, from the coding sequence ATGGACCAGCAGACTTGGACCGCCGTCGACCAGTACTTCACCAGCGCCCTGCTCCCGCCGGACCCGGCGCTGACCGCGACACTGGAGAGCAGCACGCGCGGCGGGCTGCCGCCGATCGCCGTGGCGCCGCTGCAGGGGAAACTGCTGCACCTGCTCGCGAAGCTGACCGGGGCGAAGTCGATCCTCGAGGTCGGCACGCTCGGCGGGTACAGCACGATCTGGCTGGCCAGGGCGCTGCCCGCGGACGGCAGGCTGATCACCCTGGAGTACGAGCCGAAGCACGCCGCGGTGGCGCGGGCGAACATCGAGGCGGCCGGGCTCGCCGACCGGGTGGAGGTCCGGGTGGGCGCCGCGCTCGACACGCTGCCCGAGCTGGAAGGCCCGTTCGACCTGTCGTTCATCGACGCGGACAAGGTGAACAACCCGGAGTACTTCCGCTGGGCGCTCGAATACTCGCGCCCGGGCAGCGTGATCGTGGTGGACAACGTGGTGCGTGGCGGCGCGGTCGTGCAGGCGGACAGCACGGACCCGTCGGTGCAGGGCGTGCGGAAGCTGCACGAGCTGATCGCGAACGAGCCGCGGGTGGACGCCACGGCCCTGCAGACCGTCGGCGACAAGGGTTACGACGGCCTCACCATCGCGCTGGTCACCTCCTGA
- a CDS encoding FadR/GntR family transcriptional regulator, with protein MSAQPDRPAVVASAGDALFRPVRAGNAFEETVERLLQAVRLGVVGAGERLPSERELAERLGVSRVTLREAIRALADAGYVESRRGRYGGTFVNASLPTPRGKGRKIDPERIDDTLCLRHVLETGAAEMAAARSLTPGERQHLTSTLAETSASDLDDYRRRDSRLHLAIAEVTAAKSLTTAVADVRMRVNQLLDEIPLLEPNLEHSNAQHEAVVEAILAGDPAMARRAMAEHIEGTASLLRGFLN; from the coding sequence GTGAGCGCGCAGCCCGATCGGCCGGCGGTGGTGGCGAGTGCCGGTGACGCGTTGTTCCGGCCGGTGCGGGCGGGCAACGCGTTCGAGGAGACCGTGGAGCGGCTGCTCCAGGCGGTGCGTCTCGGCGTGGTCGGGGCGGGGGAGCGGTTGCCGTCCGAGCGGGAGCTTGCCGAGCGCCTCGGCGTGAGCCGGGTGACTTTGCGGGAGGCGATCCGCGCGCTGGCCGATGCGGGGTACGTGGAGTCGCGGCGCGGGCGGTACGGCGGCACGTTCGTCAACGCCAGTTTGCCGACCCCGCGCGGCAAGGGGCGCAAGATCGATCCCGAGCGCATCGACGACACGCTCTGCCTGCGGCACGTGCTCGAAACCGGCGCCGCCGAGATGGCGGCGGCGCGGTCGCTGACGCCCGGCGAGCGCCAGCACCTGACCAGCACGCTCGCCGAGACCTCGGCCAGCGACCTGGACGACTACCGCCGCCGCGACTCGCGGTTGCACCTGGCGATCGCCGAGGTGACCGCGGCCAAATCGCTGACCACCGCCGTCGCCGACGTGCGGATGCGGGTCAACCAGCTGCTCGACGAAATCCCGCTGCTCGAACCCAACCTCGAGCATTCCAACGCCCAGCACGAAGCCGTGGTGGAAGCCATTCTCGCCGGTGACCCGGCCATGGCGCGCCGCGCCATGGCCGAGCACATCGAAGGCACCGCGTCATTGTTGCGCGGTTTCCTCAACTGA
- a CDS encoding ABC transporter ATP-binding protein, producing the protein MTSTIAASNRLRSDALTLAYDGRTVAEDLAVEIPDNSFTVIVGPNACGKTTLLRALSRMMKPRKGSVYLDGQAITSLPAKFVARTLGLLPQSSVAPDGITVADLVARGRYPHQKLLRQWSKDDATVVAEAMAATGVDGLAERLVDELSGGQRQRVWLAMALAQQTDLLLLDEPTTFLDIAHQMDILDLCADLHAKQGRTLVAVLHDLNHAARYATHMIAMRDGRVLASGTPDEVVTAANVEEIFALPCSVMPCPETGTPLVIPKATRRG; encoded by the coding sequence GTGACCTCGACGATCGCCGCATCGAACCGGCTGCGTTCCGACGCGCTGACCCTGGCCTACGACGGCCGGACCGTGGCCGAGGACCTCGCGGTCGAGATCCCGGACAACTCGTTCACCGTGATCGTCGGGCCGAACGCCTGCGGCAAGACCACGCTGCTGCGCGCGCTGTCCCGGATGATGAAGCCGCGCAAGGGTTCGGTGTACCTGGACGGGCAGGCGATCACCTCGCTGCCCGCCAAGTTCGTCGCGCGCACGCTCGGGCTGCTGCCGCAGAGTTCGGTCGCGCCGGACGGCATCACCGTGGCCGACCTGGTCGCGCGCGGCCGGTACCCGCACCAGAAGCTGCTGCGGCAGTGGTCGAAGGACGACGCCACGGTGGTCGCCGAGGCGATGGCCGCCACCGGGGTCGACGGGCTGGCCGAGCGCCTGGTCGACGAGCTGTCCGGCGGGCAGCGCCAGCGCGTGTGGCTGGCGATGGCGCTGGCGCAGCAGACCGATCTGCTGCTGCTGGACGAGCCGACCACGTTCCTGGACATCGCGCACCAGATGGACATCCTCGACCTGTGCGCGGACCTGCACGCCAAGCAGGGCCGCACGCTGGTCGCGGTGCTGCACGACCTGAACCACGCGGCCCGCTACGCCACGCACATGATCGCCATGCGCGACGGCCGCGTCCTCGCCTCCGGCACCCCGGACGAGGTGGTCACCGCCGCGAACGTGGAGGAGATCTTCGCGCTGCCGTGCTCGGTGATGCCGTGCCCGGAGACCGGCACGCCGCTGGTGATCCCGAAGGCCACCCGCCGGGGCTGA
- a CDS encoding SDR family oxidoreductase — protein sequence MTGYFVTGATGFLGKRLVGRLLARRGTETVYALVRETSRARFAALTRGWPHADRLVPIIGDLTEPGLGVDPEALGRIDHVVHLGAIYDFTATEQANRDANVDGTRHTLDFARATGARMHHVSSIAVAGNHAGLFTEADFDLGQGFESPYHATKFEAEKLVRESGLSHTVYRPSAVVGDSRTGEMDKIDGPYYFLPAISRLAALPRRLPLAGPHLGATNLVPVDYVVAAMDHLMHLELPSGSTFHLASPRPQSLTEVYNAFARAAGGPRVALHVPGANLLRSAGHLAATGVDRLPGGRSARRAVLEELGIPMEVLPHLSMAVRFDTTATTAALAGSGIELPSLHEYAKPLYDYWLANLDPDRARRGERLRGRTVLITGASSGIGKASALAIAERGAKVLLVARRGDELARVRDEIVAAGGEAACHPCDLTDGDAVDALVKEVLADHGGVDLLVNNAGRSIRRSVLLSTERFHDFERTMAINYFGPVRLILGLLPSMADRGFGHVVNVTTQGLQTDTPRFSAYLASKAALEEFGLAAGRETLSDGITFTSVRMPLVRTDMIAPTGLYRTLPAASPESAAKLVVKALERRPEILNRPEGTAAELATRTVPRLARFAAHLVYRVVPESAPEARGAGQRPPLAAVAGALTRLAWRRSSGR from the coding sequence ATGACCGGCTACTTCGTCACCGGGGCCACCGGATTCCTGGGTAAGCGCCTGGTCGGGCGCCTGCTCGCGAGGCGCGGCACGGAAACCGTGTACGCGCTCGTGCGGGAGACCTCGCGGGCCAGATTCGCCGCGCTGACGCGGGGCTGGCCCCACGCCGACCGGCTGGTGCCGATCATCGGTGACCTGACCGAGCCGGGTCTCGGCGTCGATCCCGAGGCGCTCGGCCGCATCGACCACGTGGTGCACCTGGGCGCGATCTACGACTTCACCGCGACCGAGCAGGCGAACCGCGACGCCAACGTCGACGGCACGCGGCACACGCTGGACTTCGCCCGCGCCACCGGCGCGCGGATGCACCACGTTTCTTCGATCGCCGTCGCCGGCAACCACGCGGGCCTGTTCACCGAGGCCGACTTCGACCTCGGGCAGGGCTTCGAATCGCCCTATCACGCGACGAAGTTCGAGGCGGAGAAGCTGGTCCGCGAGAGCGGGCTGTCGCACACCGTCTACCGGCCGTCCGCGGTCGTCGGCGACTCCCGCACCGGCGAGATGGACAAGATCGACGGGCCGTACTACTTCCTCCCGGCCATCTCCCGGCTGGCCGCGCTCCCCCGGCGGCTGCCGCTGGCCGGGCCGCACCTGGGCGCCACCAACCTGGTGCCGGTCGACTACGTGGTCGCCGCGATGGACCACCTGATGCACCTCGAACTGCCCTCGGGCAGCACCTTCCACCTCGCTTCACCGCGGCCGCAGTCGCTGACCGAGGTGTACAACGCCTTCGCGCGGGCGGCGGGCGGGCCACGCGTCGCGCTGCACGTGCCGGGCGCGAACCTGCTGCGCTCCGCCGGTCACCTCGCCGCGACCGGGGTCGACCGGCTGCCCGGCGGCCGGTCCGCGCGCCGGGCGGTGCTCGAGGAACTCGGCATCCCGATGGAGGTCCTGCCGCACCTGAGCATGGCGGTCCGGTTCGACACCACGGCGACCACCGCCGCGCTGGCGGGCAGCGGCATCGAACTGCCTTCGCTGCACGAATACGCGAAGCCGCTCTACGACTACTGGCTGGCCAACCTCGACCCGGACCGCGCGCGGCGCGGCGAGCGGCTGCGCGGCCGGACGGTACTGATCACCGGCGCGTCCTCCGGCATCGGGAAGGCGTCCGCGCTGGCCATCGCCGAGCGCGGCGCCAAGGTGCTGCTGGTCGCCCGCCGCGGTGACGAACTCGCGCGCGTGCGCGACGAGATCGTGGCCGCCGGTGGCGAAGCCGCCTGCCACCCGTGCGACCTGACCGACGGCGACGCGGTCGACGCGCTGGTCAAGGAGGTGCTCGCCGACCACGGCGGGGTCGACCTGCTGGTGAACAACGCCGGCCGCTCGATCCGGCGGTCGGTACTGCTGTCCACCGAGCGCTTCCACGACTTCGAACGCACCATGGCGATCAACTACTTCGGCCCGGTGCGGTTGATCCTCGGGCTGCTGCCGTCGATGGCGGACCGCGGGTTCGGGCACGTGGTGAACGTGACCACGCAGGGCCTGCAGACCGACACCCCGCGGTTCTCCGCGTACCTGGCGTCGAAGGCGGCGCTGGAGGAGTTCGGCCTGGCGGCCGGGCGCGAGACGCTGTCGGACGGCATCACCTTCACCTCGGTGCGCATGCCGCTGGTCCGGACGGACATGATCGCGCCGACCGGCCTGTACCGCACGCTGCCCGCGGCCAGCCCGGAAAGCGCGGCGAAACTGGTGGTCAAGGCACTGGAACGGCGACCGGAGATCCTGAACCGGCCGGAGGGCACGGCGGCGGAACTGGCCACGCGCACGGTTCCCCGGCTGGCCCGGTTCGCCGCGCACCTGGTCTACCGGGTGGTGCCCGAATCGGCGCCGGAAGCCCGGGGCGCCGGGCAGCGTCCGCCGCTGGCCGCGGTGGCCGGGGCACTCACCCGCTTGGCTTGGCGCCGCAGCTCCGGCCGATAG
- a CDS encoding NAD(P)/FAD-dependent oxidoreductase, with amino-acid sequence MAEPQRIVIVGGGLAGAGAAAALRERGYRGEVLLFGADAHRPYELPALSKGLLIGDAEEPDWVRGQNFYTEHDITLRLGTRVTRVELGGRLVLDASGGEHPYDRLLLATGSKPRSLPVRGADLAGIHTLRTLDDALALRAAFAKAERVVIIGSGWIGSEAAAAARKHGAEVTVVGMESTPLESVLGAEVGAVFRDLHAEQGVHWRLGTSVADFVGDDGAVTGVRLTDGSMLEADVVLIAVGAAPETGLAQAAGLELAEDGGVCVDALLRTASPDVYAAGDIASQFHPKYERRLRVEHWANAKNQGEHAAGNMLGDHESYRRAPYFFSDQYDLGCEYRGLADPGTDRLVVCGSLAEREFVACWMRENRVTAAMNVNVWEHGDALKHLVDTGAPVTDEQVRRGEFSAGSAG; translated from the coding sequence ATGGCCGAACCCCAGCGAATCGTGATCGTCGGCGGCGGACTGGCCGGGGCGGGTGCCGCCGCGGCGCTGCGCGAGCGCGGCTACCGCGGTGAGGTGCTGCTGTTCGGCGCGGACGCGCACCGGCCGTACGAACTGCCCGCGTTGTCGAAGGGCCTGCTGATCGGGGACGCGGAGGAACCGGACTGGGTCCGCGGCCAGAACTTCTACACCGAGCACGACATCACCCTGCGGCTCGGCACCCGGGTCACCCGCGTCGAGCTGGGCGGGCGGCTGGTGCTGGACGCCAGTGGCGGCGAGCACCCCTATGACCGGTTGCTGCTGGCCACCGGCTCGAAACCGCGTTCGCTGCCGGTCCGGGGCGCGGACCTGGCCGGTATCCACACCCTGCGCACCCTCGACGACGCCCTCGCGTTGCGGGCCGCGTTCGCCAAGGCCGAGCGGGTGGTGATCATCGGCTCGGGCTGGATCGGCTCGGAGGCGGCCGCGGCCGCGCGCAAGCACGGTGCCGAGGTGACCGTGGTCGGGATGGAGTCGACGCCGCTGGAGAGCGTGCTCGGCGCCGAGGTGGGCGCGGTGTTCCGCGACCTGCACGCCGAGCAGGGGGTGCACTGGCGGCTGGGCACGTCGGTCGCGGACTTCGTCGGCGACGACGGCGCGGTCACCGGCGTGCGGCTGACCGACGGTTCGATGCTGGAGGCGGACGTGGTGCTGATCGCGGTCGGGGCCGCCCCGGAAACCGGCCTCGCCCAGGCGGCGGGCCTGGAACTGGCCGAAGACGGCGGTGTCTGCGTGGACGCCCTGCTGCGCACGGCCTCGCCGGACGTCTACGCCGCCGGGGACATCGCCTCCCAGTTCCACCCGAAGTACGAACGGCGCCTCCGGGTCGAACACTGGGCGAACGCCAAGAACCAGGGCGAACACGCCGCCGGCAACATGCTGGGTGACCACGAGTCGTACCGACGGGCCCCGTACTTCTTCAGCGACCAGTACGACCTGGGCTGTGAGTACCGGGGCCTCGCCGATCCCGGGACCGATCGGCTCGTCGTGTGCGGCAGTCTCGCCGAGCGCGAGTTCGTGGCGTGCTGGATGCGGGAGAACCGCGTCACCGCGGCGATGAACGTCAACGTCTGGGAACACGGCGACGCGCTCAAGCATCTCGTGGACACCGGCGCCCCGGTCACCGACGAACAGGTGCGCCGCGGCGAGTTCAGCGCCGGTTCGGCAGGGTGA